From a region of the Oryzias melastigma strain HK-1 linkage group LG4, ASM292280v2, whole genome shotgun sequence genome:
- the LOC112150918 gene encoding N-acetyllactosaminide beta-1,3-N-acetylglucosaminyltransferase 3 — protein MRRNKTRNIIVGAALGLLILHLYKFSSDDKIAHLNVKEIRNQVRQLTKESSSVYSWPNCQQNNTAANITGFGSLPQNIQDFLYFQHCKHFPMLLDLPGKCGGANRSEEVFLLLVVKSSPTNYDRREVLRKTWAEERLSNGVWIRRVFISGTTGAGFEKERLNRLLQVEQQEYGDILQWDFSDTFYNLTLKQMLFLEWMERNCPNARFLFNGDDDVFAHTDNMVVFLQSLSDNNGSRHLFTGHLIQNVGPIRSVNSKYYIPEQVHKSESYPPYCGGGGFLLSGHTAKVIHHMSKSIPFLPIDDVYMGMCLAKAGLRPVSHIGVRTAGLRIPSDKSDPYNPCFYKEILLVHRFLPAQIYLMWNRIKDLNMPCGLT, from the coding sequence ATGAGAAGAAACAAAACGAGAAACATCATTGTGGGAGCAGCTCTTGGTCTGTTGATCCTCCATCTCTATAAATTCTCCAGCGATGATAAAATTGCTCACCTCAATGTGAAGGAGATACGCAACCAAGTACGGCAGCTCACCAAAGAAAGCTCTTCGGTGTACTCGTGGCCGAACTGTCAGCAGAACAACACCGCGGCCAATATTACAGGTTTCGGGAGTCTTCCCCAAAACATCcaagattttctttattttcagcaCTGTAAGCATTTCCCCATGCTGCTGGACCTTCCAGGGAAATGTGGAGGAGCCAATAGATCCGAGGAAGTCTTTCTGCTGTTGGTTGTTAAAAGTTCCCCGACAAACTACGACCGCAGGGAGGTGCTCCGGAAAACCTGGGCCGAGGAGAGGCTGTCAAACGGCGTCTGGATTCGAAGGGTTTTCATCTCCGGAACAACAGGAGCCGGCTTTGAGAAGGAAAGACTCAACAGACTGCTCCAGGTGGAGCAGCAGGAGTACGGCGACATCCTCCAGTGGGACTTCAGCGACACATTTTACAACCTCACCTTGAAGCAGATGCTCTTCCTGGAATGGATGGAGAGAAACTGTCCAAACGCTCGCTTCCTGTTTAACGGCGACGACGACGTCTTTGCGCACACTGACAACATGGTGGTGTTTCTCCAAAGCCTCAGCGACAACAACGGGAGCCGCCATCTTTTTACAGGTCATCTGATCCAAAACGTGGGACCCATCCGATCAGTGAACAGCAAGTATTACATTCCCGAGCAGGTGCACAAGTCGGAGTCGTACCCACCTTACTGCGGCGGGGGAGGCTTCCTTCTGTCAGGCCACACCGCCAAAGTAATACACCACATGTCCAAATCCATACCCTTCCTGCCCATCGACGACGTCTACATGGGGATGTGTTTGGCCAAAGCGGGACTCCGGCCCGTCTCCCACATTGGTGTGAGAACGGCGGGTCTGCGCATACCCTCTGACAAATCCGATCCATACAATCCTTGTTTTTATAAAGAGATTCTGCTGGTCCACAGATTCCTTCCAGCTCAGATCTATCTGATGTGGAACAGGATAAAGGATTTAAACATGCCCTGTGGCCTCACTTAG
- the LOC112150861 gene encoding prostaglandin E2 receptor EP3 subtype, giving the protein MSIGCCSSLQGSGTTVQEMLCSNVSQALLESNTNDSACRTVSVGFPITMMVTGLVGNSLALILVSISYRRKENRRKKSFLLCIGSLALTDLFGQLLTSPIVISVYRAGRKWENIDTDGCLCSFFGVCMTTFGLCALFLASAMAIERAMAITNPHWYSNHMKTSVTKQILAVMFLLVLLFALLPIAGVGEYQKQWPGTWCFISTGDSKVPGNTIFAVTFAALGIFSLLVTLSCNVMTIRGLIIRCKTKSGASQASKQWERLTTETVIQLMGIMCVLLICWSPLLVLMLRMIYNRMSSHECGLSSTSTNSRTLDCNFFLTAIRLASLNQILDPWVYLLLREILLRKFCIVANAVSNCSTEDQKGTQTVLDALNKQNQNGNKLEKSQSN; this is encoded by the exons ATGTCTATAGGCTGCTGCAGTTCTCTACAGGGCTCAGGAACCACTGTTCAAGAGATGCTGTGCTCCAACGTCTCCCAGGCGCTGCTTGAAAGCAACACCAATGACTCCGCGTGCAGAACTGTGTCTGTTGGATTCCCCATAACCATGATGGTCACTGGTTTAGTCGGGAACTCTTTGGCGCTTATTCTGGTGTCCATATCTTACAGAAGGAAGGAGAACCGGAGGAAAAAGTCTTTCTTGCTTTGCATTGGATCTCTGGCGCTGACGGACCTGTTCGGACAGCTCCTGACCAGTCCCATTGTCATATCAGTGTACCGGGCAGGTCGGAAATGGGAGAACATAGACACCGATGGTTGCCTCTGCTCCTTTTTCGGGGTTTGTATGACAACTTTTGGATTGTGCGCCCTCTTCTTGGCCAGTGCCATGGCGATAGAAAGAGCCATGGCGATAACGAACCCGCACTGGTACTCCAACCACATGAAGACAAGTGTGACCAAACAGATCCTGGCCGTCATGTTTCTCCTCGTGCTGCTCTTTGCCCTGCTGCCCATCGCTGGAGTCGGGGAGTATCAGAAGCAGTGGCCGGGCACTTGGTGCTTCATCAGCACCGGGGACAGCAAAGTGCCTGGAAACACCATTTTTGCCGTCACTTTCGCCGCGCTTGGGATTTTCTCTCTGCTGGTGACTTTGTCCTGCAACGTCATGACGATCCGGGGTTTGATAATCCGGTGTAAAACTAAGTCTGGCGCGTCTCAGGCTTCCAAACAGTGGGAACGGCTCACCACAGAAACAGTCATTCAGCTGATGGGGATTATGTGCGTCCTGCTCATATGCTGGTCTCCTCTACTG GTACTGATGCTGAGGATGATCTACAACCGAATGTCATCCCATGAGTGTGGCTTATCATCCACATCTACGAACAGCAGGACTCTGGATTGCAACTTTTTCCTGACAGCGATTCGTCTGGCGTCCCTCAACCAGATCCTGGACCCGTGGGTCTACCTGCTGCTCAGGGAGATCCTCCTGCGCAAGTTCTGCATCGTGGCCAACGCCGTCTCCAACTGCTCCACGGAGGACCAGAAGGGCACACAGACAGTCCTCGATGCTCTTAACAAACAGAATCAAAATGGTAACAAACTCGAAAAATCTCAAAGTAACTGA